CGCCAACCGGCTGAAAAAACAGGTGGCCGAGGCCAACGGCATCTACAAGGCTGCGGAAGCCCGGCTGAACGCCCTGACCCTGGACCGGGTGAGCCATGCCCTGACCTACCGGATCTACGGGGAGGAAACCCGCCGGGACAGGGCCTATGAAGAGCAGCTCACCGCCTACGAAAAGGCCAGTGCCCGGGCCAACCTGTTCGAGGGGAGCCTGCAGCCCCTGTACGACGCCATTGCCATGGCCGGTACGGTGGTCATCTTCATCCTGGGGTCCCGGAACGTGCAGGGCACCGGCTGGGAGGAGTGGAATATCGCCAGCTTCACCACCTTTCTGGCCTGTTTCACCAAACTGGCGGTGAAGACCAGCCATGCGGCCAAATTGTTCAATGCCGTGCAGAAGGCCCAGGTTTCCTGGAAGCGGATCCGGCCTCTGCTGCAGCAGGCGGTGAAGGTGGAGGCTGCGGCGCCGGCCGGACCGGTGGTGCCGGTGACCGTGGAGGCTCGGGACCTTGCCTGCCATTATGAGGGACAGGAACAGGGACTGACGGGGCTGACGTTCACGGCCAGACCCGGGGACATCATCGGTGTCACGGGACCTGTGGCTTGCGGCAAGAGCCTTCTGGGCAGGGTGTTCCTGGGCGAAGTGCCATGGGAAGGCAGCCTGACCCTGAACGGACAGGATTTCCGCACCCTGACTCCAGGGCAGCGCCATTCCCTGATTTCCTATCTGGGGCACGATCCGGAGCTGTTGAGTACGTCCATCCGGGAGAACATCGCCCTGGGGGACGACATGGATGTGGACTCCATGCTGGCCATGACCCACCTGGACCGGGAAGTGGCAGCCATGCCCGACGGGGCGGATACCCTGGTGGGCAGCGGCGGCGCCCGGCTTTCCGGCGGCCAGCAGGCCCGGATGGATCGCCCTGGCCCGGACCCTGGCCCATGCCCGGTCCGTGCTGGTGCTGGACGACCCCTTTGCGGCCGTGGACCGGCAGGGGGAAACGAAGATCCTGGAGGCCATGGCCCGGGCATTCCCGGACCGGGTGATCTTTCTGATCTCCCACCGGCTGACCCATTTCCCGGAATTTGCGGGAGTGCTCTATCTCGACGGGGGCACCGGCCATTTCGGGACCCATGAGGAACTGATGGCCCGGGAGCCGGGTTACGCCAAACTGTACAACCTGCAGCAGGAGGGGGTGGATCTGGATGAACGGTAGGAATCCCATCTGGGAAAGTGTCAAAAGGACGTTCCGGCGCCACCGCCGTTCTGCCGGCCTGGTGCTGCTGCTGGTGGTGCTTTCGGTGACTACGTCGCTATTGCCGCCCCTGGTGCTGGAGCGGGCCGTGGACAGCCTGACGGAAGGGAAGGGCATCCCCTGGCAGCTGGCGTTTTTGTACCTGGGCCTCACCGCCCTTTCGGACTTTTTCGAAACAGCCCAGAACGGGGCCATCACCCTTTTCGGCCAGAAAGTGACCCATGGTCTTCGCTCCACCCTGTGCGCCAAGCTGGACCGGCTGCCGGCCAGGTACTTTACCAGCCATCCCGGTGGTCAGATCACCTCTGTGTTCGTCAACGACGGGGATACCATCGACACCCTGTATTCCGACGGGGTGGTGGGCATGGTGGCAGATGCCTGCAAACTGGTGGGCATCCTGGGAATCCTGTGGAGCCGCAGCCGGGGTCTGTTCGGGCTGCTGTGCCTGGTGCTGCCGCTGCTGTTTGTGCTGACCCGGCACTTCCAGAAGGGGACCCTGGCGGCCCAGCGGGAGAACCGGCGAGCCATCGGCCGGGTGAATAACCATGTGCCGGAGACCATCCAAAATATCCGCACCATCCACAGCCTGGGCAAGGAAGCGTACATGGAACAGAAGTATGACAGACTGATCACGGACAGCTTCCGGGCCATCAACAGGGCCAATGTGTTCGACGGCCTCTATTCGCCCATCATCCTGGTAACCCAGGCCCTGGTGGTGGCGGTGATGATGACCGGAGCGGCCCGGGGACCGGCCTGGCAGGCCCTGTTCGGGGTCAGCGTGGGCAGTGCCGTGGCGGCCATCGCCTATGTGGGCAAGATCTTTGCCCCCCTGGAGAGCATCGGTATGGAGATCCAGAGCATCCAGAGCGCCATGGCAGGGATCCAGCATATCGGAGAATTCCTGGCAGAGCCGGAGGAACCCCTGGGGACGGCTGCCGGGCCTGGGGACGCAAAAGGGGAAGCGATGGTGGCCTTCGATCATGTGACTTTCGGATATGCGCCGGACCGGCCCATCCTTCGGGACTTTTCCCTGACCCTGCAGCCCGGGGAGCAGGCCATTTTGATGGGGCCCAGCGGTAGCGGCAAGAGTACGATCTTCAAACTGCTGCTGGGGCTCTATGCCCCGGACCGGGGACAGGTGACCCTGGCAGGCTGGCAGGCGGGAACCATTCCGGAACAGGAGAAACGAACCCTGTACGGCTGTGTGGAACAGGAATTTTCCCCGGTGCCGGGGACGGTGGCCGACCAGGTGACCCTGTTCGATTCCACCATCAGCCGGGAGCAGGTAGAGCGGGCCCTGGAACTGGTGCAGCTGAAAGAGACCGTAGAGCAGCTGCCCCAGGGGCTTTTGACACCCATGGAGGAGGGGCTGTTTTCCCAGGGGGAACTGCAGCTGCTGTCCATCGCCCGGGCCCTGGTGATGGAACCAAAGCTGCTGCTTCTGGATGAAATCACGGCCAGCCTGGACAGCCACACGGAAGAACGGATCCTCCAGGCCCTGGAGCGGGCCAGTCAGGGCCGCACGGTGCTCAGCATTTCCCACCGGTTCTCCCGGGCGCTGGCAGGGCAGCGGATCATTGAAATTGGGACTGGAAATAGTGAAGAGTGAAGTTTTGTGGGAGGACAAGGATTCACTCGTTTTTTCATTTCCCTCTCATTTCCCTTGTGCTATACTATATGCCAGTTGTATACTTTTCAGATAAGGAGATTGTCATATTATGCCTAACCGTCCACTGACCTGGGCCATGCTCATGGAAGAATTCCAGCATGGAGGTCCTCATGTCCACTTTCTGGCCTTCATCTTGTTCAACATCCTCGGTATCGTCATTTTGCACTATGTGTTCAAAGGCTTGATCCATCTGCTGACCCGCTATACCCATGTACGGAGGGAAGACTGGGAAAGCACCTTCCGGTTCATGCCGGTGCTGCTGGGGATGCAGCTGGGCAGCCAGCTGACCAAGGACATCCTGGACCTGCCCGGTTTTGTACGGCATATCCTCAGTGCCCATTTCCACAGCCTGGTGATCTTTACGGTGACCCTGTTCGTGGCCCATCTGACCTCTTCCTACCTGAAAAGCCGGCTGTCCCGCAGCGAAGAACGGTCTTCCTCCATGTCCATCCTGTCCACGGTGGTGGATATCGGGGTGTACATGGTGGGCTTCCTGTTCATCCTGAACTCCTACGGGATTTCCATTTCCCCCCTGCTCACTGCTCTGGGCGCCGGCGGACTGGCTTCCGCCCTGGCGCTGCAGGATACCCTGGCCAATCTGTTCAGCGGCATCACCACCATCTTTTCCAAACAGGTGCGGATGGGGGATTACATCAAGCTGGCCAGCGGGGAAGCGGGCCGTGTGGTGGATATGAACTGGCGGAATACCACCATCCGGACGGCCACCGGCAATATGATCATCGTCCCCAACAAGAACATTGCGGCCTCCAATGTGATGAACTATGAACAGCCCCTGGCCGAATGTACCATTTCCATCCCCATTACGATCACCTATGACAACGATCTGCAGAAGGTGGAACAGGTCACCCTGGACGTGGCCCGGTACATCCTGAAGCGCAGTGAGTATGGGGTCAGCGGCTTCGAACCTCTGGTGTGGTATGACCAGCTGGGGGAATATGGCATCCGGTTCCAGGTGGTGCTGCGGATCAGGAACATCCTGGACGAGGCCACGTTGAAGCACCAGTTCATCAAGAGGATCTTCAACCGGTACAGGGAGGAGAACATCCAGCTGCTGGTGCGGCACGACTGAATCATTTGATGTGAGGTGATGGGGATGAAACTGGGGTTCATGGGGTCAGGGGCCATCATGCCCGTGGCTCTGGCGGCAGTGAACCAGGTGCCTTTCTGGGAAAAGGAGGCTCTCTGGGTCCGGCCGCACAGTGCAGCGCGGGGCCATGCCCTGGCGGAACACTATGGCATCCGGAAAGTCTATACGGATCTGGATGGCTTTTTGGAAGACCCGGAAATCGAGACGGTGTACATCGCCCTGATCAATCCGGTCCATGGGGTGTATGCGCGGAAAGCTCTGCTCCACGGGAAGAATGTGCTGCTGGAAAAGCCGTTTACCACCAGCTGGAAAGAAGCCCGGGAACTGGCGGCCCTGGCCCGGGTAAAAGGGCTGTATCTGCTGGAGGCCATGCCCTTGTGGCACAGCCCTGTCTTTGCCCGGGTGAAGGAACTGGTGCCCACGCTGGGGAAACTGCGGCTCATCCAGTGCAACTATTCCCAGTATTCCAGCCGGTATGATGCCTATCGAAAGGGACAGGTGCTGCCGGCCTTTGACCCGGCACTGTACGGGGGCGCCCTGTACGACCTGAACGTGTACAACCTGGACTTTGCCCTGGCCCTCCTGGGCAGGCCGGAGGCGGTCTGTTACCATGCCAACCGGGGCTGGAATGGGGTGGATACCTCGGGGGTCCTGGTGCTGGACTACCTGGACTGCCGGGCGGAGCTGACGGCGGCCAAGGATTCGGACAGCCCCGGCTTCCTGCAGGTCCAGGGAGAAAAAGGATGGCTCCGGGTGGAGGGAAAGCCCATCCACATGGAGAATGTGACCTGGCAGTATACCCAGGGACCGGACAAAGACCAGTTTGCAACGGGGCAACCTGCCGGACCGGTGCCGGAACGGCAGTCGGTCCATGCTCCGAAGGAAACCAACCGCATGGTCCCCGAGTTCCGGGAATATGCCCGGATCATCGGAGGGGAATGGAGCGGAGAGGCCCAGGAATGTCTGGAGTGGTCGCTCTGGGAAGCGGAGATCCTGGAAAAAATTGGAAAAAGGCAATAAAAAAAGGGGGTGTGAAAAAATGCTTTTTCACACCCCGTCACTAGTCACTAGTCACTAGCCGATGGAAGCCAGCTGACGCTGGCGAAATAAAGGCGCTGTGGATGATTTTTTCACAGCGCCTTTTTTCAGTACCCCAGCTGTTTCTTCAAGGCTTCCATGTCTTTTTCGCTGAGGAACGGGTGCAGGATATCCAGGTAGTACCGGGCACCCTGTTCGTTGCCCTGCCCATGGAGGTACTGGGCATTGCCGGCGGCGATCCGCAGCACATCCACATTGGGCCCCAGGGGCAGCTGGTACTTTTCGGCAAAGGCCTTCAGCTGGTCATGGGTGGGTGGTTCAGGCTTCCGGCCCAGCTTCTGCTCGATGGCCTTCATGGCGTCGTCCATTTCTGCCCGGGGCTGTCCAAAATTCAGGCTCAGGTAGTACGCATTGGCCGAAGCTTCATAATCATCCTTCAGGAACAGGTACAGGCCGATGTTCTGGTAGCAGGTGGCCAGATCCTCCGGATGGCAGGCCAGACCCAGGGCTTCCAGGGTGGTCTGGTGGAAATCCTCCACCTGGGATTCGGCCAGCTGGACCTGGGCCAGGACAATCAGCACGGGCACACTGGCCGGATCCCACTGCCGGGCCTTTTCCAGGTACTTCCGGGCCTTTTTCGTGTTGCCCCGGCTCAGCTCGATGCTGCCCAGCAGCAGGTACACAGCGTGGAAGGGGAAGGGAGCCTGCTGCAGTTTCCTGCCCTTCCGGGCAAAGAAAAAGTTGTACAGGCTCATTTCCATGGGTTCGGCGAAGGAATGGAAATCCGTTTCTTCATCGGACCGGTACAGGCTGGAATTTTCCGCATCTGCTTTCATGGGTTCCAGCAGGGCGATGGCCTTGTCATATTCCTGTTTCTCCTGGAGTTCCCGGGCTTCGTGCAGCTTCTGCTGGAAATCGGCAAAGGCCCTGCTGAACATGTCGGCAACATGCTGCCGGCTTTCTTCCGGCATGAGCTTGTACAGCAGTTCGCCGCAGGCTTTGGTGATTTCCCTGTGCAGGGGGTGGTCCCGGTACAGGGTCATGCAGTTTTTCAGGTAATCGATGTCCTTCTGGCTGTTGCCGGTCAGGCCATCGGTAATGGATTTGATGATTTGATCCAGGTCTTCCATGGTTATTCCTCCGATTGTAGTCGTATGGGAATATTATAGCGGATTATGGGGGAAGAGTACAGAGAAAAGGGAATGGGGGGTAGAACCCACCACCATTGCGCTGACGCGCAACGGTCCCCCGCCCTTGAAAAGGGCGGATATCCCTGTTGTTAGTTGTTTCTGTGTATCCGCCCTTTCTAAGGGCGGGGGACCAGCCGTCAGGCTGGTGGTGGGTTCTCTACCCCAGCCATTTGGCTTTTGAAACGGATATCCCTGTTGTCCTTTGTTTTCTGTGTATCCGCCCTTTCTAAGGGCGGGGGACCAGCCACAGGCTGGTGGTGGGTTCGTTGCCCACTAACCACTCTTTTCTCTTCCCTCCTTATGATTTATAATAAGCACATACCCTTGAAACGGAGAAAGAGGCGCAGAGCATGGAATACTGGGATATTTATGATCGGAACAAACAGGTGACGGGACGGAAGATGGAGCGGAACGACTGGCATATGCAGCCGGGGGACTATCATCTGACGGTGCTGGCTCTGGTCTGCGATGCCGCAGGCCGGATCCTGATCACCCAGCGGAAAGCGGACAAGGAATGGGCTCCCCTGAAATGGGAGATCCCGGGAGGCGGTGTCCGGGCCGGAGAAACCTCTCAGCAAGCTGTACTGCGGGAAGTGGCGGAGGAAACGGGCCTGACCTTTACGGCAGCGCAGGGCCGGCTGATCCATACGTACCGCAGCGACAGCCCGGCAGAACAGAACAATTATTTTGTGGATATCTACCGGTTCCAGGCACCTTTTGCGGAAAAGGACGTGACCATCCAGGAAAAGGAAGTGGAAAGCTTCAAGCTGGCCACCCCGGATGAGATCCGTGCCCTGGGGGCCAAGGACGACTTCCTGCACTTCAAACGGCTGGAAGGGCTGCTGCCCGGGGCCATCCGGAAGATCACCATTGCCGGGGCGGGCACCATGGGCTATTCCATGGCGGACATCTTCGCCCAGCAGGGCTATGAGGTGACGCTGTGGAACCACCGCCAGGCCACCCTGGACAGGGCAAAGACGAAGATTTCTGCCGGGGCTGTGGACAAGATCACCTATACCACCAGCCTGGATGCCTTCAGGGGCCGGGATCTGATCGTGGAAAGCATTGTGGAAGATCTGGACAGCAAACTGGCTTTCTACCAAGAGATGACGCCGCTGGCGGACGCCCGTACCCTGATCGCCACCAATACGTCCGGCCTGTCCATCAACAAACTGGCGGAAGCTGTCACCGGACCGGACCGGTTCC
This region of Acidaminococcus timonensis genomic DNA includes:
- a CDS encoding ABC transporter ATP-binding protein, with the protein product MNGRNPIWESVKRTFRRHRRSAGLVLLLVVLSVTTSLLPPLVLERAVDSLTEGKGIPWQLAFLYLGLTALSDFFETAQNGAITLFGQKVTHGLRSTLCAKLDRLPARYFTSHPGGQITSVFVNDGDTIDTLYSDGVVGMVADACKLVGILGILWSRSRGLFGLLCLVLPLLFVLTRHFQKGTLAAQRENRRAIGRVNNHVPETIQNIRTIHSLGKEAYMEQKYDRLITDSFRAINRANVFDGLYSPIILVTQALVVAVMMTGAARGPAWQALFGVSVGSAVAAIAYVGKIFAPLESIGMEIQSIQSAMAGIQHIGEFLAEPEEPLGTAAGPGDAKGEAMVAFDHVTFGYAPDRPILRDFSLTLQPGEQAILMGPSGSGKSTIFKLLLGLYAPDRGQVTLAGWQAGTIPEQEKRTLYGCVEQEFSPVPGTVADQVTLFDSTISREQVERALELVQLKETVEQLPQGLLTPMEEGLFSQGELQLLSIARALVMEPKLLLLDEITASLDSHTEERILQALERASQGRTVLSISHRFSRALAGQRIIEIGTGNSEE
- a CDS encoding ABC transporter ATP-binding protein, with protein sequence MLYLDGGTGHFGTHEELMAREPGYAKLYNLQQEGVDLDER
- a CDS encoding mechanosensitive ion channel family protein, with the translated sequence MPNRPLTWAMLMEEFQHGGPHVHFLAFILFNILGIVILHYVFKGLIHLLTRYTHVRREDWESTFRFMPVLLGMQLGSQLTKDILDLPGFVRHILSAHFHSLVIFTVTLFVAHLTSSYLKSRLSRSEERSSSMSILSTVVDIGVYMVGFLFILNSYGISISPLLTALGAGGLASALALQDTLANLFSGITTIFSKQVRMGDYIKLASGEAGRVVDMNWRNTTIRTATGNMIIVPNKNIAASNVMNYEQPLAECTISIPITITYDNDLQKVEQVTLDVARYILKRSEYGVSGFEPLVWYDQLGEYGIRFQVVLRIRNILDEATLKHQFIKRIFNRYREENIQLLVRHD
- a CDS encoding Gfo/Idh/MocA family protein, with translation MKLGFMGSGAIMPVALAAVNQVPFWEKEALWVRPHSAARGHALAEHYGIRKVYTDLDGFLEDPEIETVYIALINPVHGVYARKALLHGKNVLLEKPFTTSWKEARELAALARVKGLYLLEAMPLWHSPVFARVKELVPTLGKLRLIQCNYSQYSSRYDAYRKGQVLPAFDPALYGGALYDLNVYNLDFALALLGRPEAVCYHANRGWNGVDTSGVLVLDYLDCRAELTAAKDSDSPGFLQVQGEKGWLRVEGKPIHMENVTWQYTQGPDKDQFATGQPAGPVPERQSVHAPKETNRMVPEFREYARIIGGEWSGEAQECLEWSLWEAEILEKIGKRQ
- a CDS encoding ABC transporter transmembrane domain-containing protein, whose protein sequence is MLERKIKEVERPDQVRSYFRLEAPVLAVVTVTGILYNIGMGAGPYFEGQLAQCLYDIYQGEAPVSAMAQLAALYVLVILLVQVARAGKRYSTRFFGNEVSRTLRHTLYHSLVHLDARALGEENMGSLMTKAMGDVDACAEGMRKFTTEVFDTGVVMVVYLVLLMAYDWKLTLLSCSFTPLAYWIANRLKKQVAEANGIYKAAEARLNALTLDRVSHALTYRIYGEETRRDRAYEEQLTAYEKASARANLFEGSLQPLYDAIAMAGTVVIFILGSRNVQGTGWEEWNIASFTTFLACFTKLAVKTSHAAKLFNAVQKAQVSWKRIRPLLQQAVKVEAAAPAGPVVPVTVEARDLACHYEGQEQGLTGLTFTARPGDIIGVTGPVACGKSLLGRVFLGEVPWEGSLTLNGQDFRTLTPGQRHSLISYLGHDPELLSTSIRENIALGDDMDVDSMLAMTHLDREVAAMPDGADTLVGSGGARLSGGQQARMDRPGPDPGPCPVRAGAGRPLCGRGPAGGNEDPGGHGPGIPGPGDLSDLPPADPFPGICGSALSRRGHRPFRDP
- a CDS encoding 3-hydroxyacyl-CoA dehydrogenase NAD-binding domain-containing protein, with product MEYWDIYDRNKQVTGRKMERNDWHMQPGDYHLTVLALVCDAAGRILITQRKADKEWAPLKWEIPGGGVRAGETSQQAVLREVAEETGLTFTAAQGRLIHTYRSDSPAEQNNYFVDIYRFQAPFAEKDVTIQEKEVESFKLATPDEIRALGAKDDFLHFKRLEGLLPGAIRKITIAGAGTMGYSMADIFAQQGYEVTLWNHRQATLDRAKTKISAGAVDKITYTTSLDAFRGRDLIVESIVEDLDSKLAFYQEMTPLADARTLIATNTSGLSINKLAEAVTGPDRFLGMHWFNPPTLVPLIEIIKNDHTRPEVATAIYDLSLAIGKKPVVLEQDVPGFAANRIQLAVLREALSLVQKGVVSVEGIDAVMKYGLGFRWACLGPLETIDFGGLDVFEHISEYLMPDLEDSHEVPPLLAEKVKNGCLGVKSGKGFYDYSGDKAKEATRARDAKFQAVYEALYGEQK